One genomic region from Plasmodium chabaudi chabaudi strain AS genome assembly, chromosome: 7 encodes:
- a CDS encoding mRNA-binding protein PUF2, putative — translation MQSMFLDETNIKNLKDAQKKFNFKDDLYNLKELNSWSTHYESLNSASDEFLSSPKTLTEDNFSFINDFENSPCEKNGKFFEKMKYKDNNNNNCDNKLTELAQNKFFTNHNVNFPEQVINKVPNERKNEKYYDHVITNGPLESTKEIKQIEKDGDLNKIMNDIFFLCFHKNGCEYIIKKLKENDTEEKQIILNSLLIDAKSLCPDMYGSYVAQSIFDLKDEKYKERFTDAFLKHTSFLTLHTYGCRLIQKSLESLSNEYKCKIFKELEDDLITYICHQNGNHVVQKCVEVLPSKNIDTIINIIEEYLSFLSSHAYGCRIVQRIYEIGTPEQINRLNDKIIKKIHLIKNRYGNYVIQKCFEYSDDTVRLLITNEIVNDIYKLSSHKYACNIIEKILLKKEYKYKKKIIKRIVDDISEGNENIINICKDCYGNFMMQKLLTTCKRKERNLIVKTIIENLDKLKEETYGKYILRAINNLEA, via the exons ATGCAATCCATGTTTTTAGACGAaacaaacataaaaaaCCTCAAGGATGCTCAAAAAAAGTTTAACTTCAAAGATGATCTATACAATTTGAAAGAGTTAAACTCATGGTCTACACATTATGAAAGTTTGAATTCAGCAAGTGACGAATTTTTGTCTTCCCCCAAAACTCTCACCGAAGATAATTTCTCCTTTATTAatgattttgaaaattcCCCTTGCGAAAAAAATGGCAAATTTTtcgaaaaaatgaaatacaaagacaataataataataattgtgataataaattaactGAACTAGcccaaaataaatttttcacAAATCACAATGTAAATTTCCCTGAACAAGTCATAAATAAAGTGCCcaatgaaagaaaaaatgaaaaatattatgaccATGTCATAACAAATGGCCCGTTAGAAAGCACAAAGGAGATCAAACAAATCGAAAAAGATGgagatttaaataaaataatgaatgatatattttttttatgctttcataaaaatggatgtgaatatattataaaaaaacttaaagaaaatgatacaGAAGAAAAACAAATCATATTAAATTCTCTTCTAATTGATGCAAAATCATTATGCCCAGACATGTATGGAAGTTATGTAGCTCAAAGTATATTTGAtttaaaagatgaaaaatataaagaacgTTTTACGGATGCATTCTTAAAACATACTAGCTTTTTAACATTACACACATATGGTTGTAGACTTATCCAGAAATCATTAGAGTCACTGtctaatgaatataaatgtaaaatttttaaagaattGGAAGACGATTTAATAACTTACATATGCCACCAAAATGGAAATCATGTTGTTCAAAAATGTGTTGAAGTATTAccatcaaaaaatattgatacaatcataaatattatagaagaatatttatcatttttaagttCTCATGCTTATGGATGTAGAATAGTTCAAAGAATTTATGAGATAGGAACACCTGAACAAATCAATCGATtgaatgataaaattataaaaaaaatacacttaataaaaaatagatatGGAAATTATGTTATCCAAAAATGTTTTGAATATTCTGATGATACCGTTAGGCTCCTTATCACTAACGAAATTGTCAACGACATTTACAAGCTATCTTCCCACAAATACGCCTG CAATAtcatagaaaaaatattacttAAAAAGGagtataaatacaaaaaaaaaattatcaaaagaATTGTTGATGATATCTCTGAAGG AAATGAGAACATTATAAACATTTGCAAAGACTGTTACGGGAATTTTATGATGCAGAAATTGTTAACAACTTGCAAAAGGAAAGAAAGAAATTTAATAGTAAAAACTATCATTGAAAATTTGGACAAGCTAAAGGAAGAAACTTACg gtaaatatattttaagagCTATCAATAATTTAGAGGCATGa
- a CDS encoding bifunctional dihydrofolate reductase-thymidylate synthase, putative, with amino-acid sequence MEDISEIFDIYAICACCKVLNSNEKASCFSNKTFKGLGNEGGLPWKCNSVDMKHFSSVTSYVNETNYMRLKWKRDRYMEKNNVKLNTDGIPSVDKLQNIVVMGKASWESIPSKFKPLQNRINIILSRTLKKEDLAKEYNNVIIINSVDDLFPILKSIKYYKCFVIGGASVYKEFLDRNLIKKIYFTRINNAYTCDVLFPDINEDLFKITSISDVYSSNNTTLDFVIYSKTKEIPEEINPNDEIFNNAFLGVCDEKNTNFDDEDDYTYFSFNKHKDNIKKNSEHAHHFKIYNSIKYKHHPEYQYLNIIYDIIMHGNKQDDRTGVGVLSKFGYMMKFNLSEYFPLLTTKKLFVRGIIEELLWFIRGETNGNTLLEKNVRIWEANGTREFLDNRKLFHREVNDLGPIYGFQWRHFGAEYTDMHADYKDKGVDQLKNIINLIKNDPTCRRIILCAWNVKDLDQMALPPCHILCQFYVFDGKLSCIMYQRSCDLGLGVPFNIASYSIFTYMIAQVCNLQPAEFIHVLGNAHVYNNHVESLKVQLNRTPYPFPTLKLNPEIKNIEDFTISDFTVQNYVHHDKISMDMAA; translated from the coding sequence atggAAGATATCTCTGAAATATTcgatatatatgcaatttGTGCATGTTGTAAAGTTCTGAACAGTAATGAAAAGGCTAGCTGTTTTAGTAATAAGACTTTTAAGGGACTTGGGAATGAAGGGGGGTTACCTTGGAAATGTAATTCAGTAGATATGAAACATTTTAGTTCTGTAACATCCTATGTTAATGAAACTAACTATATGAGattaaaatggaaaaggGATAgatatatggaaaaaaataatgtaaaattaaatactGATGGAATACCCTCCGTTGATAAGttacaaaatattgtaGTAATGGGAAAAGCAAGTTGGGAAAGCATCCCCTCAAAATTTAAGCCATTACAAAAtcgaataaatattatattgtcTAGAACATTGAAAAAAGAAGATCTTgcaaaagaatataataatgttattataattaatagtGTGGATGATTTATTTCCTATTTTAAAatccataaaatattataaatgtttTGTTATAGGAGGTGCATCTGTTTATAAAGAATTTTTAGATcgtaatttaataaaaaaaatatattttacaagaataaataatgcTTATACGTGTGATGTTTTATTTCCAGATATCAATGaagatttatttaaaataacatCAATTAGTGATGTATATAGTAGTAATAACACGACTTTAGattttgtaatttataGTAAGACAAAAGAAATACCTGAAGAAATTAATCCCAAcgatgaaatatttaataacgCATTTTTAGGTGTGtgtgatgaaaaaaatacaaattttgatgatgaagatgattatacatatttcagttttaataaacataaagataatattaaaaaaaattcagaGCATGCTcatcattttaaaatatataatagtataaaatataaacatcaTCCTGAATatcaatatttaaatattatatatgatataataatgcatGGAAATAAACAAGATGATAGAACAGGTGTTGGTGTATTAAGTAAATTTGGATATATGAtgaaatttaatttaagtgaatattttccattattaacaacaaaaaaattatttgtaagAGGTATCATTGAAGAGTTGCTATGGTTTATAAGGGGAGAAACAAATGGAAATAcattattagaaaaaaacgTAAGAATATGGGAAGCTAATGGGACAAGAGAGTTTTTAGATAATAGGAAATTATTTCATAGAGAAGTTAATGACTTAGGTCCAATTTACGGATTTCAATGGAGGCACTTTGGTGCTGAATATACAGATATGCATGCTGATTATAAAGATAAAGGTGTTGATcagttaaaaaatattataaatttaattaaaaacgATCCGACATGTAGAcgaattattttatgtgcATGGAATGTAAAAGATTTAGATCAAATGGCATTACCTCCTtgtcatattttatgtcaattttatgtttttgaTGGAAAATTATCATGTATTATGTATCAAAGATCTTGTGATTTAGGTCTTGGTGTTCCATTCAATATTGCTTCCTattctatatttacatatatgaTAGCACAAGTATGTAATTTACAACCAGCTGAATTTATACATGTATTGGGAAATGCTCatgtttataataatcatGTTGAAAGCTTAAAAGTCCAGTTAAATAGAACACCCTATCCTTTCCCTACTCTTAAATTAAATCcggaaattaaaaatatcgaGGATTTTACAATTTCAGATTTTACTGTACAAAATTATGTCCATCACGATAAAATCAGTATGGATATGGCAGCTTAA
- a CDS encoding LETM1-like protein, putative yields MAWGLANIQKNSLAKVREAQIKKSYFSYYHVQPSRKYVKGKFKNISIPKSLKIDHNVYSRNYKTWNTTNVCTTNFDKIKIICYVPTWNHKQFSTSSNNPQNEDSQNDIINLIKKKKAKQCVNKKESRIVKYYNKGANGLKITMGFIKKTGSVIKIIIFQPSIIKVHYDNLRKNIKHTVDWVKTGILLFLTNMKISKNLIIKRLKGHRLSYSEYKLLIRTINDMFKLIPFSFFVIVPFAEFLLPVVLKIYPNLLPSTFKNNDDNFNNIKKNLYAKQQLSKFLQQLIEEKEKQLNENIGIDSDKKKKILNKFHQQLINKDEEDVNPFLNVNDTLKIAKIFKEEFVLDQMNLKTLQTICHLLGLKPYSIHYHVVLQLRHHFLRLQREDRELIYEGVDNLKKNTLVEICKDRGMNFNTTENEMKLQVKKWLELASIKEIPYILLLYIRCVVVTHAIMDIQNETDKTDPSKTSNENNNVKDKDPKQTIDDKQKLIQEAKEKLDDLKMKEQEIKKNINKETNEDIVQHKETKTNINFIKKKNKYMQNELSLLKQICDLQHRELQIAFTALTDLAEKKGSCDINEIIKTMSQRLLDIEKHISELNAHKQIEMDEYFYPEEENPDDTVEIKN; encoded by the exons ATGGCTTGGGGATTAGCAAATATTCAGAAAAATTCGCTCGCAAAGGTTCGCGAAGctcaaattaaaaaatcttACTTTTCTTATTACCATGTACAGCCTTCtagaaaatatgtaaaagggaaatttaaaaatatatctatcCCTAAATCGCTAAAAATTGATCACAATGTGTATAGcagaaattataaaacgTGGAACACTACCAATGTATGCACAACGAATTtcgataaaataaaaatcatatGTTATGTACCGACTTGGAATCATAAACAATTTTCAACAAGTTCTAACAATCCTCAAAATGAAGATAGCcaaaatgatattataaatttaataaaaaaaaaaaaagcaaaacaatgtgtaaataaaaaagaaagtagaattgttaaatattataataaggGAGCAAACGGTTTGAAAATTACAATGggatttataaaaaaaacaggatcagtaattaaaataattatatttcaaCCATCCATTATAAAAGTGCATTATGACAATTtacgaaaaaatataaagcatACAGTTGATTGGGTTAAAACaggaatattattatttctaacgaatatgaaaatttcaaaaaatttaataataaaaaggttAAAGGGACATAGACTTTCCTATTcagaatataaattattgatACGAACTATCAATGATATGTTTAAATTGATacctttttcattttttgtaatagtTCCTTTTGCTGAGTTTTTATTACCTgttgtattaaaaatatacccCAATCTATTGCCTTCAACCTTTAAgaataatgatgataactttaataacattaaaaaaaatttatatgccAAACAACAATTAtctaaatttttacaacaactaattgaagaaaaagaaaaacaactaaatgaaaatataggAATAGATtcagataaaaaaaaaaaaattttaaataaatttcatcaacaattaataaataaagatgaagaagatgttaatccatttttaaatgttaatgatacattaaaaattgCAAAAATCTTTAAAGAAGAATTTGTACTTGATcaaatgaatttaaaaacattgCAAACAATATGTCATCTACTAGGTTTAAAACCATATAGTATTCATTATCATGTTGTCTTACAGTTAcgtcatcattttttacgATTACAAAGGGAAGATCGTGAATTGATATATGAAGGTGtagataatttaaaaaaaaatacactcGTTGAAATATGTAAAGATAGAGGAATGAATTTTAATACTacagaaaatgaaatgaaaTTACAAGTTAAAAAATGGCTTGAATTAGCAAGCATAAAAGAAATTCCTTACATCctattgttatatataagatGTGTTGTTGTTACTCATGCCATTATGgatatacaaaatgaaaCGGATAAAACAGATCCTTCAAAAAcatcaaatgaaaataacaatGTAAAAGATAAAGATCCCAAACAAACCATTGatgataaacaaaaattaattcaagaagcaaaagaaaaattagatGATCTTAAAATGAAAGAAcaagaaattaaaaaaaatataaataaagaaacgAATGAAGATATTGTTCAACATAAGGAAactaaaacaaatattaattttatcaaaaaaaaaaacaaatacatGCAAAATGAGCTGAGCCTTCTCAAGCAAATCTGCGACCTTCAGCACAG AGAGCTCCAAATTGCCTTCACCGCCTTGACCGACCTCGCTGAAAAAAAAGGCTCAT GCGAcattaatgaaataataaaaacgatGTCCCAACGATTGCTAGATATTGAAAAGCACATAAGTGAACTAAATGCCCACAAGCAAATAGAAATG gATGAATATTTCTACCCTGAAGAAGAAAACCCAGATGACACAGTGgaaataaagaattaa